Below is a genomic region from Raphanus sativus cultivar WK10039 chromosome 4, ASM80110v3, whole genome shotgun sequence.
CGATTCTTGTGTAAGTTGAATCTCTCTGCGACTGAAGAAGAAACAAGTTGAGATTATTCATCAACCTTCTCTTTCTTGGGGATCAAGAAACATCCACACACAAGGACATTCTTGTCTGAAAGAACAACTAATGTTATCATTGCAAAATCGTTATGAGATTGATGATTTTACCTGGTCTTCGGATCTACCAGCGGTTTGAAGGGCTTGCTGGTTAAATCTTTGAACGTTGTAAAGCTCAACTATTCTGTCGTAGTTCTCACCCCACCACCTCTGAGCTTGCCACTTGTCAAACACTTCCCGGCTTCAACAAAGACACAAGTAAACCGTTAGCTTCATTAGAGTCATTGTATGTCATAAACTGAAAGTAGTAACAGACAAAACTAAGTAAACCGACATGGAACAGAACATATGATGGTTACTTAAACAGAAAACCTATAGCCGCTTTTACAAGAATACAACAAACATATTGTCAAGAGTGCGTATTACCTGAAACGTATCCGTTTAAGATCATTTCCTCCACTGGGAAGTGAGACGAATGTGATGTGAACACCAGGCTCTACTTGAGCCACCCACTCTTTTGGCTCGTCATCCTCTAGTACCACATCACACGACTGAGCAGAGACGGATTCGCGTTCACCGCCATACATTGATGTGAATCTTGAATCTGCCTGTTCAACCTGATGGTGAGAGGAGCTTGGGAAGTCCCAAGCAGGAGTGGAACTCGTGCTTCCACTACCCATATCAGGGTATGGAACACTATCCGATGCAGTATCGAAATCCGGATACTTCCTCAGCTCTTTCCTCAAGTTGCTGCTTGAGGAGCCGGAGGGTGGCTTGGACTGTTTAGAAGTGCCAGAGAACTTCGACGCCATAGCTTTGATCTGCATAGCATTCGTACCCAACCCAAGAAGTCAAAAatcttaaacacaaaacatgATACCAGGTGAACATTGAACTGCCAACACCATATTGTTGGACAGAACAGGTAACAAACAGGAGTCCACTATCATAATTCATAAAA
It encodes:
- the LOC108853929 gene encoding protein Brevis radix-like 1, with product MFTCINCSKMADRDEENEDGARGSTTPNTKDAVKSLTAQIKAMASKFSGTSKQSKPPSGSSSSNLRKELRKYPDFDTASDSVPYPDMGSGSTSSTPAWDFPSSSHHQVEQADSRFTSMYGGERESVSAQSCDVVLEDDEPKEWVAQVEPGVHITFVSLPSGGNDLKRIRFSREVFDKWQAQRWWGENYDRIVELYNVQRFNQQALQTAGRSEDQSQRDSTYTRIEAARESRDWTPRNNYRPPGGSSIPHHFYGPSMDAARATTSSRDEPPSISNASEMQAEWVEEDEPGVNITIRQLPDGTRELRRVKFSRERFGEVHAKTWWEQNRDRIQTQYL